The DNA segment TTTTTGCCTCTCCCCTTCCCCAAACAGACTACTGAATGCCTACGCAGAGGAGGCCGCCATCGAAGATGCAACCTACTTCATGGGAGAAGCGCTTCGCAGCGGTGTGATCGATCTGGAGGTGTTCCTCAAGCAGATTCGGCAGCTGTCGCGGAAGCAGTTTATGTTGCGCGCGCTCATGCAGAAATGTCGACAAAAGGCTGGCTTTAGTGCGTAACTGGCTATGCAAGCAGGCAAGCCGGCAGATTCGGCGGTACCAACGTCTTGAAATTTCTATGCGCTTATTtttcgtttctgttttttgctCTATCTCTTCCCTGTGCCTATATCCATTTATGTTTGTGCAAGAGGTCTCTGGCTCAGCTGGCCTGTTACTTTTCATCGTCTATTCATGATATTATAGTCCTCTCATTTGTATCGTTCTATGGAATGCGTATAATAAAGCTTACACACATTGCGAATAGCGAAACACAATTTGATAGTTTTTAATTGTAGTAATGAAATGGTTTTTCGAAACCACAGAAACACATTTGAGAAAACATTATTAAACTGTACCAGTGCCCCTGCTTTTTTGATGTCTCATGTCAAACAAGCTGTCAGTtggatggaaacaaaaaaaaataacacgcCACGTCAGTTTCGACAACAAGGGTTACTTGTGCAGAAAAAGCCGAACCCGCACGTAGTAAAAGTAGcttgtttttgtaaaataGCTGCAATTCTACTACCACTGTACGTTCAATAACCATCCCTTGTCCCGGGTCTTGTAAATATCTGCAGTGGTAAACGTtgcattaaacattaatttctCTCGCAGAGTCAAACCAACCCTTTGCCGGCACACCGCAGTAAAACAAGCACTATccggaaaaaaacatcatgGATTTGATGGTACGCTATGTGTCGCCGGTCAATCCGGCCGTGTTCCCGCACCTGGCcagcgtgctgctgctgttcggcaCCTTCTTCACCGCCTGGTTCTTCGTGTTCGAGGTGTCCCGCCCGAAGCAACCGTCCAAGGAGAGCGTCATCTTTAAGGAGCTGTCGATCAGTCTGTTCGCCTCGCTGTTTCTCGGGTTCGGTGTGCTGTTTCTGCTGCTCTCGGTCGGGATATACGTGTAATAACGGGCGCAACGACCGGGACGTGTGCCGACGGGAGCTCTTATCGCAACATTTCCTCAACACCGCATTTCTAGCATTCTTTTGAATCTTACCCTCTGCCACACCCCGCTCAGCCATTGCCGGTGCACAACGCAAAGAGGGAAATGGTTTCGGGGAGCAGAGTGTGAAATGCAATGCACCACAAACCTTGGTGACGAAAGGTCACATCCGCAAAATGCCAACAGCACGAACGAAACGGGCGACAACCGGAGTGCGTGTGTGAAGAAGCAAAGTGAACGTTTTTACATGTAAGCAAATCTCATCATAAGAAATACACTAAAAAGACCAAACCATACGCGTGTGCACGCACTTTTGTGGTGGAGAAATTGTCCGTAAAAGAAACCCCCAAAAAACGACATTGGTCCTTAAAAtgtttattgactctttcgtGTTTTAACTCAACCGTGCAGTTTACTTTTGCCTTGCGTTTCGCTACCTTTTCTCCTTCCGCTTTTTTTTGATAGTTAACAATGTTTACGTTAAAACTTATTCCCTAGCTTTCTACCCTAATCTTAAGCCTACCTGCTTACTTGCTACACACGAGAAGGGCTCACACGACCCTGCAGCCTGTTACAATGCGGACCTGTCGTCCGCACGCAATGATGGTTTATATGACTTTGAAGTAGGAGAGCAGCGGAAAATCCTTGCCCGGAACGGATGCTCAAAAGCGTACAGGAAGGAGCTCACAAACTAAGCAATCCTACTGATACTATTGCGGGCACAGTAGTTATTAGTAGTAGGCCGTGTGTttttacgcaaaaaaaaacagatcaaAAGCATAGCCCTTCGTTTACATACATCTACAGCAGGAAAAGGAAAGCTGGCCATTCCCCGGGGCGGTAAAGAGGGCGCACGATCGATCACCAACAAAAGGTACGAAATTAAACCTATAGATGTTACAATCACTAACAGAAAGAAGATGATGAAACTGTGCATCTTCTGCACCAGAAAgtagtgtgagtgtgtctgtgtgggcAGGAAACGGAGCAACGGATTTcgacatacaaaaacaaacatgtaAACATTGGCGCTCCCCTCCCTACACCGTTGGCAAGTTTTGTACCGGGGAAGCTGCGGTCGTCCTTCCCTTTTCCCTACGATACTCACAATCATTGCTTGAATTCACCCGCTTCGCTGGATTACAAGTGAGTTTGTACAATGAAGAAACCTAGCTCTTCTGGCTGGCAACGCGCGACGAGTGATTAGCAGCTTCCTTAGTTGCCGCTACAGCCCGGTTCCTTACTAAACATAAATGCAGTGCCACTGCTCTAACACAGCTCTGCTGGTTCGTTCGCTTCCTAGAGCGCCTCCCAGCCGCACACCTTCCTTTAGCagcatcctcatcatcatcacatgGCACCGGCTGAATATTGCACTTCGAGCTCCTCGATCTCCTGCAGTATGTCCGGTTTCCGTTTCACCTTTTCCAGCTGGTCCTTGTCCAGCTTCGGCCCGTCGGTGGATCGTAGCTTCGTTTCGATTGCCTCGATTTCGCGTATCTTCTTCCGCAGCTTGCGTAGCTTTTTCGCCACCTCGAGTTGCTGCGCATCGGCCCCGGCCAGCTGTGCCCCGGAAGCCAGTGCACTTGCCAGCTCATCCACGGTAGAATCACTGTTGTTgctgactgctgctgctgctgctgcggcgttGGTGGACTTTTGCAgtgacgattttgtgtgttgctgtggttgctttgctttgcccgCCGGCCGCTGATCCAACAGTATGTCGGGCAGTTCGGGCGTCTTTTTGCTACTGCGGGATGCTGCCCCCGCAGCATTTGCATTCTTcgtcccaccaccaccgccgggcTTCTGTTTGTCACTGTTGCCCCCCACCGCACCACCGTCCACGGCTAGCACGCCGGGCGGAAGGGCGCCTGCTTGCTGCTTTTTGTTCTGCTGCTCCTTTCGCTGCTGCTCTTCGCGCGCCTGCCGCAACCGTTCGCGTTCACGCTTTTCCTTTGCCTTCTGCACTACCTCCGGGGAGAGGCCGGGCGGTAGGGCCGGTTTCTGGGCAAACTGTTTGCCCTTGCTCTCGTACAGCGGGACCTCCTCCTGCGGTACGTAACCATCGCGTACGCGGCGCGGTTTGCGCCAGGTCCCGTCCGGCCGCTGGGTGGCCGGAATGAATTTTCCTACACGCACGAAAGCACGAAAGCAGAGAGTGATAGTGAGGGGGGGTAAGCTATTTTCTGTTCTTTCAATGGCTCCATCATTATGCAAGCTGGAAACTCGGATGGATTCTACCCCGCTTACCTTGACTGTCGGTCGAATACGTTGTCATGGTTTCCCTCGGGTTGCGGAGGTTTGCGGTTTGCTACTCCGCCACTGGAAACCCCCGGCACGATATTGCAAAACGCGCgtccaacaaaacaaatgcacaCTCGGTACCTCGTTCCGTCGGCGGACCGTATAGGAGAGCAGTGCTAACACACCACCATTCACCAGCGAGTGAAGCTGCGGCACACACAACGCGGGGGGAAAATATGCTCGCGTGCGTGCACTTGGTGCTCTGGTGCTGCGCTCGCGATCCCGACCAACAAACTGAAGAAGCCAGCGAACACCCAAAAAAACGGCAGAGACGGCCAGTTTATTTTTAACCACCCGCGTTGCCGTTTTCGTCCGGCTGCAAACAAAACCTTCGCTCTACACCTCGGAGGAAATGGGATTCCTTGCCTTCTATTTGGCGTTGctctgcgtatgtgtgtgcgtatgcgtgcgaatgcgtgtgtgtgtgcgtaacgCCAGCCACCCCGTTTCACGCAACCCCTTTTTCCATGTTTAGGCAAAAACTTTCACGCAACATGCGGTACGGTTTGCACACGCACAACTCGCACAATGTAGCGCTTCTCTGCATACCTTGggaatagatttttttaaattaacgtTCGAAAGCCGTTACTGCTGTTTGAAAcattctgtttctgaatgttgttgttagtatggtttagagaggctttggctcctgcggagttctttcgcctcttttCTGTTTCTGAAGGCAAGTCCAAGGTTGTGgtagtgctgcaaaatgtcactgtcaatgtcattaAAAAAACTGACTGAACCAacatccatgtcagcgtcacggactcaattgtgataactAAAGGTGATACTCAACACaattggtgtgaccaatacatgcttcGTGTCATTTTTgtgaccatcgcttggtcagtcactatgtcatgacttttttttactgtgatcagatctgcaaaatgtcacaaatgacatagtcatgacaaattccggctgaaacaaaataatttcattgtCACGTATTGGTGACGCTCTATTGTGATGAGtgagaggtgagactcaaacagttgaagCAACCATCACATGCTTAGTGATATTTTGTGCAACCAAATCAAAAATCAGAATATCGCGTTTGACTCAAGTACCCGCATGTCTTattcggcatgtcatgacgcactttaaTTAACTATCAGTAATGAggatcaagctaccacggatatgttcattgttttcggttTGGACGTTTGATGAACATCTCGTGAtgatcatgacattttgcagcactcgTCAAAGTTGCAGCAAAAATCGTCAAATCTTTCGTAATCACCACTCTTTTTCCGATTAAGtcaataaatatacaaaattGCACTTAAGAAgcaagaaatctgttctatttgctatgTTTCGTGTTCGGAAACTAATAGCTAACGGATTTCAAATAACGAAAGGTTTTCCAAAAGCGCTTTTCTACCATCTGATCACCTTAATGTACCTTGGGCATTTCGAACTCGAACTGTCACTTGCGTCACTTGCACTTGCGTCAACCGCAAtcgtcctctctctctttctctccgtcCAATGTATCCGTCTTCTCGCTCGTCTGTTTCCTTGCCTCACGAGCaaatctttatttattttttaaacgtgAGTAAAACATACCTTtgagataaaaaaatgcaattccACAACACACTCTACTCTTTCGTCATTTCATTCTAGCTTCCAGAACGACAGGGCAGCTTATTCCAATCACTGGAGCTTGGTTTCACGCTGTTCCAGGCAATCTTCCACGGGTGGTGAAAGAAGGATTCCTGCTACGTTgcaaaacaggcaaaaaaagaagtgcCCTCTGCCACCCAAGGTAATGCACAGCCCGGTTCCAGTTCACGTTTTACTCGTGCAAACACTAACTTTACATTACAAACGGAACAATGTTTCCTTTACATAATCGCATCGTTGATTTCCCTTGGAACCAGATTGCTCGTTCTGATCGATGGATTCGATCCCTTTCCCCTCGGTAGATGTTGTCCTTTTAACAAATGTTTCTACTTTCTCCTTTCGATTATCTCTTTTGCGTGCTGCTGTGGTGGGCAAATGCCGTTTGCTTACTACGGTGCTGTCGGAATTGTGTCTTGTTTGTTAACAAAACTCGAATCAGCTAACTGCATAAAGATTTGTAGACCCACTCTCGCACCCTTAACTTAATTCCTCTTCACCAACCATGGAGACCGTCGCTTCAACGGAAGCTGGAACGTTGAAAAAGGTACCGTACGGAATGGCCAGTCGGCATGtaacgtgtgtgtgcgtttgtgtgtttggttttcaattGGCACTGTTGCTTTTCCTACCTCCCTCCCTTACATCAACGGCCCTGTTTGCACAAGAAATTTCCTTTCGGCTGCACGCTGGTAAAATTTTGTAGAATTGCATGGTATTTTGCACTAGAAGCATTAGACGAGCGCGGATAATGAAAGGAGTGAATTAAAttgttaatttttctttttagaaACGAAACCGTTCGCACAAAAAACCGAAGCCGGAAGCAGCCACCGTTAACTGCGAGTCGGCCAATATCGCCCAACAGCAAACTAAACtcgaaaaggaaaataatccACCAGCACGTGCTGCTACTGGAGCAACGAATCAACGTCCGGCACCACCCGAAGCACCGGATGCACCGGAGCTTACCCGCAAACCAAGCCGACGTCGTAAGCGAAAGCCAAAAAGCGACAAAAAGGAAGAGCAAATCGAATCGTTGGAAGCAATAACGGTGGAGGAATTGTTTCCACCGGGGAAGATCTTCTCCGCAGCGACGTCTCAGCGACTTCCAGCGAAGCTTGTAGCAGTGGTGGAAACTGTTGCAACCGCTAATAAGCCTTCAATCGAAGGTACGAAGTACGCCGGTGTAATCGATATTGATCCGCACGAACTATTTCCGTCGGAGAAAGAATTGCCTGCAGCGATTCAAAACATTACGGCGCAAGACATTTTCCCTGGACCGGAAttgtttcaattcaatttggGCGGTATTCCGGGCAAGCTAAGTTTCGGTAAATCGGAAACTCCGGTATCAACTACCCCTAAGGGTCCTCTTCCCAGGAAAACTACCGCAACCGACCTGCAAGGTTTGCATGATATTTCTTCTTTCGAGATTTTTCCCAACTGTATGACGGTTGGGTTAAAGGTAGTGTCGGAGAAGGCGAGCAAAACTACTCACCACAGCCAAGAGCAATCATCACCTGCGACCACCAGCATCATGAGTGCACCGGCAGCATCGGGCGCGAAAACGGACAAAACGCGCGAAGAGATCCTTGCCGAGCGTGAGGCAAAAAAGGCAGCCAAACTGGCGGCCAAGACGAAAAGCAAGGATAAGGAAGCGCCGCCACcagcgaagcagcagcaacaaaatgcGCAATCCGCTGGGAAAGCGAAGGAACAACGACCGGCCGGCACGAAGGTCGAACCGGCAAAAGCACCGCCAACTGAGTTGAAAAAGTCCAGCACTGATGCGAGCATTTGTGAGAAGATGAAAGAGCTACATATCAGTGATGGTCCGGCCGGTACAGCTGGAACGGTTGCTGAAAAATCGGAAACAAAAGAACTCTCGAAAGCGGAACGAAAGGCACTGTTCGAGGCGAAGAATCCGGCCCTCGCTGGTAATGCGCCTGAGGGAGCGACGAAACCCGCCAAACCGGCCCTATCGAAGGCGGAACGGCGAGCCATACAGGAGGCGCAGCGGGCGGCCAAGGCGGAGGCACAGCAGACAAAGAAGCGCGACACACCAGCCGCCAAGCCAGACGCGAAGAAGCCGGGCCCAAAGGCTGACACGGAACCGGTGAAAACGAAACCGCTGGCAAAGAAAGCGGCTACACCGACCGGAGCAGTTGGAGGGACCGGAGCGCCACGTAAGCACATTGTTAACCTGTTCAATCACTTGCATCAGCCGAAATTTGCCGCCACCGACATTGTCAACTCGCCCACGCTGCATCCGGCCGTTACGAAGCTGGGCATCCAGTACGCCAAGGGTGCGGTCGTCGGATCGAAGGCACGCTGTTTGGCACTGCTGAAGGTGCTGAACCAACTGATACACGATTACGAAACGCCACCGGAGAAGGAGTTTGGGCGTAGCTTCGAGGAGATGCTGAACGTATCCGCCAACCATCTGCAGCGCTGCCGGCCCTTCTCCGTCTCGATGACGAACGCGCTGCGCCACGTGAAGATGTACACGCGCCAGCTGGACGGGAAGGTGTCCGTGTCCGAGCAGAAGGAGTGTTTGCTCGAGTCGATCGAATCGTACATGCGGGACCAGATCGAGAAGGCGGAAGAGGCGATCTGCTGCTCGGTGCAGGATAAAATTTGCGACGGCGATGTTATCTTAACCTACGGATGGTACGCAATCTCGAACTATGCTATGGGTTTTAGAGACCATTCAGTGACGTTCTTTTCGTATTCATTTCAGCTCCTCATTGATAAAGCACATCCTGGAGGAAGCGATCCGTCGGAAGAAAACGTTCCGCGTGATTATCGTGAACGCACGGCCCCGGCAGGAAGAGAATGCGATGCTGGAAGAGCTCGTCCAGCTGGGCGTTAAGTGTATGTGCGTGCTGATCAATGCGGTCGCCTACGTGATGCCCGAGGTCACGAAGGTGCTGCTCGGGGCGCACGCACTCCTGGCGAATGGATCCGTCATGAGCCGGGTCGGCACGGCGCAGATTGCACTGGTGGCCAAATCGTACAACGTGCCCGTGCTGGTTTGCTGCGAAACGCACAAGTTTACCGAGCGCGTACAGACGGATGCGTTCGTATACAACGAGATCGGTAAGGTGTTTTGCATGTAGGAAAAGGATGAAGTAGAATATTGTATTTGTCATTTTCGgtatttaatttcgtttcgAACAGGAAACCCGAACGAACTAGTGGTTGCGCCACGTACACGCGACAATGCGGAAGCAAAACCGATGCTGGCCGACTGGGAAACGATTACTTCGCTAACGATCCTGAACCTACACTACGACGTGACGCCACCGGAGCTGGTGACGGCTGTCGTAACGGAGGTAGCAATATTGCCCTGCACCAGCGTGCCCGTAATTCTGCGCATCAAACCATCGGACGTAGCGTACTGAGCGCTTCTGAGGGCTAGGGAAGATGCGCAAAGAAGATGGATTCGAACACGCGCAAGAAGAGTATGACGATAAATCATGTTAAGTCACTGCTAACTGCTAACTGAGGCGTATACAGTGTTTGAAGATGAAAGAAAATTCGCAAAGGTTTGTATCCTGCTCATatgataattatatttttaattattcaactTCATTAACCAGGC comes from the Anopheles coluzzii chromosome 2, AcolN3, whole genome shotgun sequence genome and includes:
- the LOC120961095 gene encoding translation initiation factor eIF-2B subunit delta isoform X2, with amino-acid sequence METVASTEAGTLKKKRNRSHKKPKPEAATVNCESANIAQQQTKLEKENNPPARAATGATNQRPAPPEAPDAPELTRKPSRRRKRKPKSDKKEEQIESLEAITVEELFPPGKIFSAATSQRLPAKLVAVVETVATANKPSIEGTKYAGVIDIDPHELFPSEKELPAAIQNITAQDIFPGPELFQFNLGGIPGKLSFGKSETPVSTTPKGPLPRKTTATDLQGLHDISSFEIFPNCMTVGLKVVSEKASKTTHHSQEQSSPATTSIMSAPAASGAKTDKTREEILAEREAKKAAKLAAKTKSKDKEAPPPAKQQQQNAQSAGKAKEQRPAGTKVEPAKAPPTELKKSSTDASICEKMKELHISDGPAGTAGTVAEKSETKELSKAERKALFEAKNPALAGNAPEGATKPAKPALSKAERRAIQEAQRAAKAEAQQTKKRDTPAAKPDAKKPGPKADTEPVKTKPLAKKAATPTGAVGGTGAPRKHIVNLFNHLHQPKFAATDIVNSPTLHPAVTKLGIQYAKGAVVGSKARCLALLKVLNQLIHDYETPPEKEFGRSFEEMLNVSANHLQRCRPFSVSMTNALRHVKMYTRQLDGKVSVSEQKECLLESIESYMRDQIEKAEEAICCSVQDKICDGDVILTYGCSSLIKHILEEAIRRKKTFRVIIVNARPRQEENAMLEELVQLGVKCMCVLINAVAYVMPEVTKVLLGAHALLANGSVMSRVGTAQIALVAKSYNVPVLVCCETHKFTERVQTDAFVYNEIGNPNELVVAPRTRDNAEAKPMLADWETITSLTILNLHYDVTPPELVTAVVTEVAILPCTSVPVILRIKPSDVAY
- the LOC120961095 gene encoding translation initiation factor eIF-2B subunit delta isoform X3; its protein translation is MTVGLKVVSEKASKTTHHSQEQSSPATTSIMSAPAASGAKTDKTREEILAEREAKKAAKLAAKTKSKDKEAPPPAKQQQQNAQSAGKAKEQRPAGTKVEPAKAPPTELKKSSTDASICEKMKELHISDGPAGTAGTVAEKSETKELSKAERKALFEAKNPALAGNAPEGATKPAKPALSKAERRAIQEAQRAAKAEAQQTKKRDTPAAKPDAKKPGPKADTEPVKTKPLAKKAATPTGAVGGTGAPRKHIVNLFNHLHQPKFAATDIVNSPTLHPAVTKLGIQYAKGAVVGSKARCLALLKVLNQLIHDYETPPEKEFGRSFEEMLNVSANHLQRCRPFSVSMTNALRHVKMYTRQLDGKVSVSEQKECLLESIESYMRDQIEKAEEAICCSVQDKICDGDVILTYGCSSLIKHILEEAIRRKKTFRVIIVNARPRQEENAMLEELVQLGVKCMCVLINAVAYVMPEVTKVLLGAHALLANGSVMSRVGTAQIALVAKSYNVPVLVCCETHKFTERVQTDAFVYNEIGNPNELVVAPRTRDNAEAKPMLADWETITSLTILNLHYDVTPPELVTAVVTEVAILPCTSVPVILRIKPSDVAY
- the LOC120961095 gene encoding translation initiation factor eIF-2B subunit delta isoform X1 codes for the protein MYPSSRSSVSLPHEQIFIYFLNNDRAAYSNHWSLVSRCSRQSSTGGERRIPATLQNRQKKKCPLPPKKRNRSHKKPKPEAATVNCESANIAQQQTKLEKENNPPARAATGATNQRPAPPEAPDAPELTRKPSRRRKRKPKSDKKEEQIESLEAITVEELFPPGKIFSAATSQRLPAKLVAVVETVATANKPSIEGTKYAGVIDIDPHELFPSEKELPAAIQNITAQDIFPGPELFQFNLGGIPGKLSFGKSETPVSTTPKGPLPRKTTATDLQGLHDISSFEIFPNCMTVGLKVVSEKASKTTHHSQEQSSPATTSIMSAPAASGAKTDKTREEILAEREAKKAAKLAAKTKSKDKEAPPPAKQQQQNAQSAGKAKEQRPAGTKVEPAKAPPTELKKSSTDASICEKMKELHISDGPAGTAGTVAEKSETKELSKAERKALFEAKNPALAGNAPEGATKPAKPALSKAERRAIQEAQRAAKAEAQQTKKRDTPAAKPDAKKPGPKADTEPVKTKPLAKKAATPTGAVGGTGAPRKHIVNLFNHLHQPKFAATDIVNSPTLHPAVTKLGIQYAKGAVVGSKARCLALLKVLNQLIHDYETPPEKEFGRSFEEMLNVSANHLQRCRPFSVSMTNALRHVKMYTRQLDGKVSVSEQKECLLESIESYMRDQIEKAEEAICCSVQDKICDGDVILTYGCSSLIKHILEEAIRRKKTFRVIIVNARPRQEENAMLEELVQLGVKCMCVLINAVAYVMPEVTKVLLGAHALLANGSVMSRVGTAQIALVAKSYNVPVLVCCETHKFTERVQTDAFVYNEIGNPNELVVAPRTRDNAEAKPMLADWETITSLTILNLHYDVTPPELVTAVVTEVAILPCTSVPVILRIKPSDVAY
- the LOC120961101 gene encoding transmembrane protein 258, encoding MDLMVRYVSPVNPAVFPHLASVLLLFGTFFTAWFFVFEVSRPKQPSKESVIFKELSISLFASLFLGFGVLFLLLSVGIYV
- the LOC120961098 gene encoding partner of Y14 and mago, whose translation is MTTYSTDSQGKFIPATQRPDGTWRKPRRVRDGYVPQEEVPLYESKGKQFAQKPALPPGLSPEVVQKAKEKRERERLRQAREEQQRKEQQNKKQQAGALPPGVLAVDGGAVGGNSDKQKPGGGGGTKNANAAGAASRSSKKTPELPDILLDQRPAGKAKQPQQHTKSSLQKSTNAAAAAAAVSNNSDSTVDELASALASGAQLAGADAQQLEVAKKLRKLRKKIREIEAIETKLRSTDGPKLDKDQLEKVKRKPDILQEIEELEVQYSAGAM